One genomic region from Prochlorococcus marinus CUG1433 encodes:
- a CDS encoding 6-carboxytetrahydropterin synthase produces MYLHSLKFSCSKSYEDFPCSHRQWRHEGHCRFVHGYSRSFTFWFTAKKLDLNGFVVDFSSLKPLEIKLKQQFDHTFLINKDDPLLNYWEKLHDLDALDLRIMDNVGMEFTSELIWRWANEYLQDKDKGRTCCWKTESKENKSNKASYEEIPDWFKS; encoded by the coding sequence ATGTATCTTCATTCTCTAAAATTTTCATGCAGTAAAAGTTACGAGGATTTTCCCTGTTCACATAGGCAATGGCGTCATGAAGGCCACTGCCGATTTGTGCATGGATATTCAAGATCATTCACCTTTTGGTTTACTGCAAAAAAATTAGACTTAAATGGTTTTGTTGTCGATTTTTCAAGTCTAAAGCCCCTAGAAATTAAACTAAAGCAGCAATTTGATCATACTTTTTTGATAAATAAAGATGACCCTTTGTTGAATTACTGGGAAAAATTACATGACTTAGATGCTTTAGATCTGAGAATTATGGATAATGTGGGAATGGAGTTCACTTCTGAATTGATTTGGAGATGGGCTAATGAATACTTACAGGATAAGGATAAGGGCAGAACATGTTGTTGGAAAACAGAATCAAAAGAAAATAAATCTAATAAAGCAAGTTATGAGGAAATTCCCGATTGGTTCAAATCTTAG
- a CDS encoding bifunctional phosphoribosyl-AMP cyclohydrolase/phosphoribosyl-ATP diphosphatase HisIE, whose translation MTYSTNFSIEDLRFDNYGLIPAIAQDWLDGSILMLAWMNKESLTMTLETKNVHYWSRSRSEIWRKGATSGSTQILKEIRFDCDNDALILLIEQNGSGACHTGEKSCFFNEIQINQSDKKEKKTTPFSNICSELFNTINDRSINPSEKSYTNHLLTKGSNTILKKIGEESAEFIMACKDNDKNSISNEAADLIYHLQVALKHKGVEWRDVLAVLESRRKN comes from the coding sequence ATGACTTATTCAACTAATTTTTCGATAGAAGATCTACGCTTTGATAATTATGGTTTAATCCCTGCAATAGCACAAGATTGGCTTGACGGATCAATTCTTATGCTTGCTTGGATGAATAAAGAATCATTGACAATGACACTTGAAACAAAAAACGTTCATTACTGGAGTAGATCTAGATCCGAAATCTGGAGAAAAGGAGCTACTAGTGGAAGTACTCAAATACTTAAGGAGATAAGATTCGACTGCGATAATGATGCACTAATCCTTTTGATTGAACAAAATGGCTCAGGTGCATGTCACACTGGTGAAAAAAGTTGTTTTTTCAACGAAATCCAAATTAATCAAAGTGATAAAAAAGAGAAAAAAACAACTCCCTTCTCAAATATTTGCTCTGAATTATTCAATACAATTAACGATAGATCAATAAATCCATCAGAAAAAAGTTACACAAATCATCTGTTAACAAAAGGCAGTAATACTATTTTAAAAAAAATAGGAGAGGAATCTGCAGAATTTATAATGGCTTGCAAAGATAATGATAAAAATTCAATCTCAAATGAAGCTGCTGATTTAATTTATCATTTGCAAGTAGCCCTTAAGCATAAAGGCGTTGAGTGGAGAGATGTACTGGCTGTTTTAGAATCAAGAAGAAAAAATTAA